The following proteins are co-located in the Castanea sativa cultivar Marrone di Chiusa Pesio chromosome 8, ASM4071231v1 genome:
- the LOC142608267 gene encoding uncharacterized protein At1g08160-like — protein sequence MANPTSQQPRHSKLLRYIVIVLLILIILVGLAVLITWLVIKPRRIVYTVEEASIKHYNLTKNHLNATFEFSIAAANPSSKISIYYDSIKASVKIMKYYESSKTTIASEVVDPFFQPHRNVTTLDLKLVAQNMPLSGSDYKDIGHARTSGKIELKVSLDARVRFKVGMLKSRKRTLHIRCYPLIVSFSRPKNFDPRNCTSEL from the coding sequence ATGGCTAATCCAACTTCTCAGCAGCCAAGACACTCTAAGCTACTTCGATACATTGTTATAGTATTGCTAATCCTGATTATCTTGGTGGGTCTAGCTGTGCTCATCACTTGGCTAGTTATTAAGCCCAGGCGAATTGTTTACACTGTTGAAGAAGCTTCAATCAAACACTACAACCTAACCAAAAACCACCTCAATGCCACCTTTGAATTTTCCATAGCAGCCGCTAATCCCAGCTCTAAAATCTCTATATACTATGATTCAATCAAAGCATCAGTGAAAATCATGAAATATTATGAATCATCTAAAACCACAATAGCTTCCGAGGTGGTTGATCCTTTCTTTCAACCTCATCGAAATGTGACCACTTTGGATTTGAAGCTCGTGGCTCAAAATATGCCACTATCGGGGTCGGATTATAAGGACATTGGGCACGCGAGAACATCAGGGAAGATTGAACTAAAAGTTTCATTAGACGCAAGGGTAAGATTTAAGGTGGGAATGTTGAAATCTCGAAAACGCACTTTGCATATTCGGTGCTATCCTTTAATAGTTTCTTTCTCTAGGCCCAAGAATTTCGACCCGAGAAACTGCACTAGTGAACTCTGA